The Populus nigra chromosome 4, ddPopNigr1.1, whole genome shotgun sequence genome contains the following window.
aaataaatagaaataacattgtttttttaaaaaaaaccctaattcagactaaaattatataaacataATTTGTAACCAACTTAACGGTggatttttatgaaataaaactcaattcaaattaagtttttgtTCAACAAATTACTAGATTGACTCATCTAACCGGGTAATAACCATGCAAAGAACAACCCACCCACTCTTTCGAATCCACGAAAATTCTCAAAGTACAAAAGCTGATACGGCTACATTTCTGAGAAAAACAGAACATCCCATCAAAAACTCACACCTTCTGTCGTTTTCCCTACTACGTCTAGCCACCTCACCTACCTCATGCATCTTTCAATTACGCGGCACGCCGTTGGTGCATGCACACCCACTACACGTACACCTCCTTAATTTGCGTGTCAGCCTCTGATCTCCGTCGTCCCCACAAACTCATTGCTACAAGACACACACGCCtcctcccctcttctctctctctctctctctatatagcTCATCTGGTCTTTTCATCATTCTCATCAAACTAACACACCCGCTAGGTATGGCAAGACTTGTGAAGTCCTCAGCACCCTTGTTTGTTTTTCTCGTTCTCTACACGCTTCTTGTGTCAGGAGTGAGTGGAAACGGCGGAGGGATGGTAGGCGGGAGAGCCAAGGTGAGTGATGTGAAGACTAACAAGGAGATTCAGGAGCTGGGAAGGTTCTCCGTGAAGGAGTTCAACAACCACAGGAGCACGTACGGGAAAGGTGGTGAAGTTGGAGAGCTGATGTTCTCTGAAGTGGTGGAGGCACAGACGCAGGTGGTTTCTGGGGTGAAGTATTATTTAAAGATTGAGGCAACCACACAGAGTGAAGAGAAGCTTATGTTTGATTCGGTGCTTGTGGTCAAGCCTTGGCTTCGATCCAAGGAGTTGCTTGCCTTTGAGCCTTCCATTGGACTGAGGGTAAGAAAATGAGACACTAAAACGAAGATAATCAAGATCTTGAGGTGTTGAATTGTGATAATCAACTGTAACAACATGAGTTGAAGAGATTAAGTAATCTGATCTTTTGTCTTTGTTTTACGAGTCTGTATGTAATAACCATGTTCATATATGTTAACTGTGGGTGCTcaagaaatttatatgaataaagaaataattatttatagcCTCTCTTCTTAATTTATCCACCTCTCTGTTCTTTCTTAAATAATTAACCAGCATCTTAGGCTTAGCAGCATGCATCCTACCACTGTTGTAAAACCCGGTGAAATTCAGGCCATCGACTTTGTTTTAACCTATTTGCATCGAGTTTTAGACTCGGTTTTCTATTATGTCCaatcatgtattttaaaaaaatttctagttttaaattattattgctCATTATCATTGCTCGTATTTGATTGAATTGGATTGGATGTTGTTGCACTCAATACTATAAACTATAaagtatataatatataaatgatatttttatattaattattttaatatgtttttaaaccataaatattttaaaaaataatttttattatacttttaaactacaaaataaaaataaaaaatagagattttTACTATAAACTTTATACTACGGGAATAGAGATAGTCGTTACAATAGAAGAATatgttcttgtcttttttttaaaaaaaaaaaaaactacatatattaactttaaaattattttaaaaattgatttattttatatttttttaattaaatatatttttatctctaaaatagcgatatagttaaatatattttttaaaattgtaatcaCTGCTCATATCTGATTGAATTGAATTGGATGTCGTACTCCTCCGAATACCTATCAAGTATTCTATTCAACTGTTTTTTTAGCTGCATTTGGTCGAattgacttggattttttttataaaaatttaaataaaaaacattttttaattattaagtaAAATTGAAGGTTgaataattatgtttattttaagcaaaattTTATCAACCCTTCAAATAGGAAGCAGCCGCTTTCCAAGGTCAGCATCCACTGCAATGACTTGTGCAGGCTGCTGCGTTTTGGGTCTCCTCCAGTCAAGCTTCTAGCTTCATACTGCCTGTTGGAGCTCATCACAGGATTGTCAGAACAAAGAAACACAAGTCATGaggaattaaaaagaatattaggGAAATTAACTGAATCAGGAACTGCCtattgaattataattatagtcAAGAGGCAAAGAGACATGAACCAAGGAAaacattgaacataaaaaacaCTGCTGAGTCTCGTTCTGTTTCATCCCATGATGATGACGATGAAATTGAAGACTTCAGATAAAATCACAAATCATCTGGAAAAACCCTCCTCTACAGCATCCTGCACCTAGGACGCTATCATGTCCGCCAATAATTGTTAACACAGGCATGACTCCACAAGGGCCATATCGCATTACTAGAGGGAAAAGGAAcaagggaaaaggaagaaaagagagaactGCTGGTAAATCGACGCTACCCGCACTAGAACACTCTTCAATGCTAATACTAATCTGATGAGCCATACATATGTACTTTTAAGTCCACCAAAGTTCAAAATTACACCGAGCACCATGTAGGATAATATTGTGATGGTGGTCAGAGTTCAACAAGCACAAATCTTTACTATAGCTAGTTCAGTGGGGAACCATCCCGCATGCATCAACATTCCTATATTCTATAGCCAAAGGCTCTAACTGTCCTCGTTTACAGATGAGCAGCAAACAAATTGTGCCCAGTGTGGTCTTCCCTTGACTTTTTTCTTCTCACTCTTAATATCTGCAGGGTGCCTTGCTGGAAGACTCCATGTTTTCTCTTCATCCTTGACAGGCTCACCCACAGGTTCTTGAGGAACCAGAATCGGGCTCAATGTTTTAGGTGAAGTGCCATTACTATTAGCTGCAGGGTCACCTTTGTCAACTGGGATTTCCTTAGCATCTGGAGACTTGGATTTGGTTTCCATGTTTGCCTTACCCAAAAGGATTTTCGGAGCATGTTGTGGGCTCTTCAAGGGAGGGTGTTGTTTCCCTGTGCTCCAGTTCGTGACCTTGGCCATAATCTCTTCATTCTTCTTTCTCCCTGGAGAATAGTTAACAACATTAGTAATGGATGGAAACCAACCAGCTTGTACAGAAGCAGCTTTTGGCTGTTGAGGGTTCTGTGTTGTCTGGGCTTCAGATGCATCGGCTTTCTGGTTAATCCCATCTGTAGGTTCAACCAATGTCATGAAAGAAGGGGCCTCAAAAACATCTGATTTATCAGCATGTTGTGTCTCAGAAGCAGCTCTCAGCATCTTCAAGGTGGCTTTCTCTGCTTCTGATAATGCTTGGGAACCATTTGATGGCAAAGTCTCAGCATCAAGAATAGTCGGTATATCCGATTGGGTGGAAAGTACTATTTCAAGgattaaaaatcacaaaatagaTTGAATTAATGAAAACAAGACAACTTGTTCtgttaatgtataaaaataaaatacatatgcATATAACTAGTAGCATCATGGAAAGAATGGTTTGCAAACATGCTTACAACACATGTTATCAATGCTCAAGGAGCTCATCCTAATCAATTTTAACCAATAAAATGAAACAAGGTAGCAATTGTAACAAGTGTTTGTTTGGGAACTATCATTTAAAACACCTAACAAAATTAACTAATCCATGGTGATTCTATACAACACTTTATATCATGCAAATGCAAGATATTAGGGGGCTCTGGGTCCCAATTACGCCCTACATTTCACACCTACaaaaggtagaaagatagagatgGTAGATCCAAATCCAAGGTAATCTGTTATTGAGttaactaaaacaaaattgaattgcAAACATACCTGAAACGGAACCCCAATGAGCTTCCAAACTATCAGTTTGACTACTTGAATCAACTGAAAAGTCAGTACCAGATGCAACAACCTGTTGTGTAACTAAGTTATTATCACCTTCAACAGGCAAAAAGTCAGATGTGTTCCCAGATGCAACTGCAAGGAAATCTCTGGCATGACTATCTGCAATAGGGGAAGGGTTTTGAAGGGAAAATGTAATCTCTGGAGGAGAAACAAGAGGCTCTCTCACCATTTTGTCTTCA
Protein-coding sequences here:
- the LOC133692058 gene encoding cysteine proteinase inhibitor B-like, translated to MARLVKSSAPLFVFLVLYTLLVSGVSGNGGGMVGGRAKVSDVKTNKEIQELGRFSVKEFNNHRSTYGKGGEVGELMFSEVVEAQTQVVSGVKYYLKIEATTQSEEKLMFDSVLVVKPWLRSKELLAFEPSIGLRVRK